The Bactrocera dorsalis isolate Fly_Bdor chromosome 2, ASM2337382v1, whole genome shotgun sequence region taaactttgccccaattccatacgacgtttagtgttttttctatcctgcccgccaattaagaataatcgtaaaaagtgaaaaaccgagaaatcgcgcttcaAAGTTTTCGCcttttgcccaagcgctcatatatctgctagacgttCGGTcgctatttcccttctagcttcgataATATTTCGATAACTctggggacatattcttagataatttttaaaaagatttaagcaaaaaaaattaattgtttaaagGTTCTAAAGCGggctctccccttaataaaAATGTCgtatcagaatttattgatcttataaaaaatgaagtggcaatttggcaaacgaaaagtgataaatataaaaataaaattgaaaaaaataaaagctggaataacttattaacgaaatacaaagaaatagataaaatatagaaataaattccAGGAAATGTTTCGCTTGCCTGTCGCGCCTGTtcactgtgtgaagaacgaacgcaaaatggatttgtgtgtcgtgtatgggcgaaacgaattcacacagatcgaacgcacatgtgtgtcgtgtatggccaCTTTAAGCCAAGTCATACTTTTTAAACCTCTCAACACAGGCtgagaaatgttatttttactGGAGCGCAAAAAGATCGCTTCTCTAAGTTCTCGTTGTACTGAGTAACTcagttacaaaaaattttttcagttgcAGTATAGTGTTAGTAGCAAAGTGAGTAAGTTCAGCTTTGTTTAAATTGTGCGTTGTGAACAGTGTAGTGATATTAGTTGCCGGCAATTTATAGCAAAATTCTACTAGACAACATATCGGtatgtattaagaaaaatatatacagtacAATAAGCCTCGAACTCtagaattttcaataaaaacaacgaTGAGCGATTTTAAATTCGTttgaaaacagatttttttataaggcacgtacatacatatgtatatatatgtatacatacatatgtacctgaatacgtacatatgtatatacatacatatgaaacaTAAGAAACGCTCGAGTAATTGTTATATGCTCGTTTCAGTTTATTCAACAATTTGGTTTGATTGTTGtcattatatgtataattacgTACGTCTGATGAACAGAGGTAAACTCTTTGGTTTTCTTTCATTCTCTTTCCCTGCTtatgaagattgcgaaattcTAAACTGCTGTTATCACAAAAAGGGATGCTAGAAATACTTATACCTGCTTAAAGTAGCTGACAAATTCTGTGCGAAACGAAATTTAAAGGaacaacacacaaaatttttctttaagtttttttttgctgtccCTTGcaagaaatgtgaaaaatttgcatttaaatcgTTAATGATGAAAtcataatattttgttatgaTGTTGTTTTACTTGATATGTTTTTTTATCTAAACTATATAATATCTTTTTGTTATGTTGTAagagttttggaaaaatttagttatttaccTACGCACTGATGCATTATTGATTTATAATATGAATACACGTATTTAGGGTTGTTCGAAATGATCacaagttattttaaaataaataatgtgagTTTTGGCAGCTCTCTCACtaatcaaagagtttcgtatctTCAGCGTAAGTGTCATGTAAAGTTACCTTGAACAATTGTTGTATGAAATACAAAAGCAAGAACGAGCTATATACAACATACTTACGTATGTACAAACATTCATAAGCAGGTATGAGCAAAGCCTTAGCACGTGATCGCTTATGTGTGCACGCGGACAAGCGACGAGCGTGATGCTTCAGTTAGTGCACAACGCGAAACCGTAGACTGTATCAGGATATACAGTAGGTATGATACGACCTATCTTACGAAAGCGCTTTGTAAATCAACATTCACCGCTTCTACCGGTGCAACATAAGATATCCacgaaaattgaattttccCCATAGAACCAGTCAGCTAATTGCGCTGCCACCGTCTCGATATTTGCAAaacaatgtaaatacatacatacttacatatatgaattGAACAATGGCACATTgctgaaattaaaacaaaagagaATAACTGATTTCTACATTACCACTACGTAAGGACGGCACGTCGCAAACTACCTGaagccatatatgtatgtacaacgtTACGGGTCATCTCGACaggcaaaaatttattgtattgtattgcCTCTGGAGACTCCATCTTGCTTAGGGAatgcaatatatatgtatgtatatggaatattAATTCGTTATTCATATATTGACAGTTATTCACATATTGAAAAAACAGTATAATGGATTTCTTTTATTGGATCttttatagtatatgtatgtatgtgtgtgtggagaTATGTTTACAATATTTAGCTCTGGCCTGTCATCCTCCGTTAAAACGACGACTCGGGATTTTAAATTCGTTTGAACACAATTTTTCTGATTTGGTTTGTTATAAGTTTTCGATTTATTGTTGAATGTACATTTAAAGTGGCTTCAATTGGTCATCGAGAGTATGGGGATACCTCAATGAAATGGTATaagagaacataaaacaatGAGTAGATATGCTAACCGTATGATGCTCAATTGGACAGCTAACGCTCTGAACACATAgaccgcgacagactgcaagcgacatctgtcaaatattcaaatataaacGTTATCAAGGACATAGATATGTAGTTGTGTAGGTatctcaataactgtgtccataagaacgcgCTCTTTATGTTCAGCACTTTAAACCTCTCAACACAGAGACtgagaaatgttatttttacGAGAGCGCAAAGAGATCGGTTCTCTAAGTTATCATTGTACTTAGTAACTcagttacaaaaaaatgtttcagctgCATTATAGCGCATGGTTAATAAACGGAAACCACTCTCTTTGGCTGTTGCGCGAGCTTATGATCTCGTCAGTTACTACtggacaacaacaagcaaaacaaCAATCTTACCACTAAGGATCGtgcagaaatatataatatgtcaaCGTATTTGCATGTTTTAGTTTGAATTCTCGCAAATGTTATTTAAACTTTGATTGTcgaataaatgaataaaaaatatttatttattaattatgtaATTAGCTTATAACAAGAACTCATGAATTATTCAAAACATGTAAGTggtttgaaataattaaatatactattattttatattgaggtttaaaattagattttgaAAATCAGTTAtgattataatatatgtattagttCTTAAAAGCTAATTGGTCATAAATTTTTGGTATATTGGAGCTCAGTCTAGTATACATACTTaacattttatcatttttgaaaaaaaacgagaacgaaataaaaaataaataataataattccatTCAGAAAAAGTTTGCGAACAAAGGAACAAAAACATAACAAGcattaatttaaagcaaaaacaagaaaaaacgttaacttcggttgcaccgaagctaaatacccttcacaggtgcatttctgttagtaactatttgttcagtttgtatggcagctatatgctatagttaacctatctgaacaatttctgcgcatattacattgtttctctagaaaataatctataccaaatttggtgaagatacaccAAAGGGtgtccgacgcttccttctgggtgttacaaacatcgtgacaaacttaatataccttgttcagggtataatgatAGTTTGTAGTAACTAATTGGGTACCCTTAACGACATAAAGCCTCTCTTAATCAATTTTTGGATTTGTTGCAAGAATCGAGGTGTTATCGTATTAAACGGTGTCCCGGAGcagtcttttgagcttggtgaacagccagaagtcgcacgccgccagatcaggtgagtacggtggttgcggaacgaaatgggttgagtttttggcgaaatgatacgaattacgagggcaatATGGgataaaaaccaagaattgtctttccacaattccggcctttttaggcggacagcgttacgcaaacgacgcataacgttcaaataatattccttgttgactgtttgaccggttggaaggaattcataatgcacaacaccatgataatcgaagaaaacagtcaacataaccttgatttttgagcgactttggcgcgatttttttggtctcggctctcttttggtacgatattcgctcgattgatcggttgtttcggggtcgttagcatagatccaagtctcatcgccagttataatgcatttcatgacaccttggtagtcggaaagcatcgtttcacacacttcaacgcgacgccttttttttccaaaaaattcaatgttttcggtactaGTCGAGATTTGAGGcccttgaggcccaaaacatccttcaaaatggtattgtctgagcctttcgatatgccaacttcctCAGCAAGGTCTTTAAATGTTAATCGGCGGTATTCCAACACCAAATCTTGataggttgatggtcgccctagACGCTcctcgtcttcgacacgttcacggccggcttggaactcactataccacttgtaaaaattttttagacatagtcttatcaccaaaggctttctgcaccatcctcaacgtatccgcagcagaaaattgattccgtaaacaaaatttaatgcaaattctttgctcaacaaatttcgacatcgcaaaaaacgaaaaactcacttttagtaGCTCaaaaaacgacacgtatctcaaacactaatgaatattttgacatgaaatttgacatagatatgactgacagtactaccaacctaaaaaaaataattctccaaatcgtTCGACGcacgcagtttaaattcaaatgtcaccttattttttgggcacagtagtatgtCAGAATGGTAATTTCATTGTGCTGTTAGGATTGtagtaaactcgattccgattctactggAATAACAAGTTTAATCataaaataatcaatatttGGGAATCGTCCTTTATTTTGAGAAGTCGATCGAAAATCCAATCTTGACATTCGATTTTACAGTTAGGTGACTCATTTTGATGTTCAGCGTACGAGCACAAGATCtcacaatcaaaaaataaatataaattcaactaaaaattaatttattaattctactaaattttatttcttgtcaattatatttattaaaacggTAGCGCTTTgggattttatttaaaaaaagtaaagaatggTTCTAATGTCCAGTATGACGAATgtgaaaaacaaatgaaatgtaataattGTATGACTAGTTTACCAATTGAACATTAATAAATTGAgttatgtgtttgtgtttagAATTTGGGAGTTATTTGATGAAAAAAGGAGGGAAACCATAAAAGGATCGAAAATATAATTGCTATGTTATAGATCAAAGGCTCACTAAATTTCAGTACTAAAACTCAAATGAAATACAtagtatacacatatgtttgtGATGTTAACTAAAGAGTGATAGTAGTAGAGAGTTTAATATATTGTGTTTAGGAGGCAATATGAGGTTTGAACcgatttcaataatattcatatcaTTCCATATTATGTTTGAGCAAATGTGTTCCCTTTCCACATTTCATTCAAATGACACACATTATCATCACCATTAACATATTCAATATTCTACGATCACTGAAATTCAATACTATATCTTACAGATTGATCGTTATTTTCGGTATAAaactaaattgtaaaaaatgagTCATAGGAACTGGGCACTACATATGCGGTATCTGAGGGTTTGCAAACTTGTGGTCCGATTTCAATATAACACTTTTCCtgatttgtaaacaaaatatttcatcgTCTCAAGGTCATCTCAAACATCTGTATGCATACGGGTACACGAGATAACTTGAAAGCAAGGATCGAGTTGAATCtacttatttaaaacattttatttaatattgtatttttcttcttacaAAAGGAAAGTAAAATAACTAGTAATGGCCACGAGTTGTACGCAAAGACCAACCCTTCAGAGTAATTCGACTGCGCTGAACCATTTCATGGAAAAATTAATgacgaaaatattttgcttttacgACGAACAGTCTCTAATCGATGTGACGTTTAAATTTGCGAACTCAACGGCTGTGTAAGTATAACTTTGTCCTCAGTTTAAATAAAATGCTatagatttatatttataattcttGGAATGCACAGTATACCCGCGCATCGTTTGATACTCGCAGCAGCGAGTCCTTACTTTGCGAACCTTTTCAATGGTGAGCAAGGCAATAATCCCGTAATCGAAATAAATGATATCGATAGCGATATTTTTGAGCGTCTAATAGCCTTTTGTTACACCGGCCAGACACTCATTACCGTTAGCAATGTCGGTGCTATGGTAAAGGCGGCAATCGTTTTGCAGTTGGACGATGCCATAACCAGTTGTGTCGACTACCTTATGACACATATCGGTGAATACACATTACAAGCTGTTTACACGCTAGAGCGCGAAACGCAGTGTGAGCTTCTTAAGCAGAAAATCATCGAATACGAAATACAGAATTTTATGGAGGTGagtctaaatatacatacacgtaATGTCTCAGAAAAGCAGTATTTGTGTAATCGatattttgtttctaataatacTAGATCAGCCAAAGTaatgagtttttgaattttgatgtgGAAAGAATGCAACGTCTTCTGGAATCTGACAATTTGAATATAGCCCGTGAGGAAGATGCCTACGATGCCATAAAACGCTGGTTCAATTATGATGTTCCAGCGCGTCAAGAGCAACTGCCAGTTTTAATAGCTTGTCTCCGGCTTATACATTTCGATGATGATTTTCTGTTCACACACATAGAGCCACTACCTGGCTGTGAGCTGCTGGCCTACAAGGCGTTATTGTGGACCAGTAAGCCTGAAGTACGAACAAAGATAAATGTGCGATTTACAGAACCACGTGCAATCAGTGGTACAAATTGTGTTGGGAAAACAATCATAGCGGTTTGCTCATCGGTAAGGGCACACTTTggcttatatttaaaaatgataatCTTAAATTAATGTACGTACATTGTTTTTGGAATAGATTAATCCTAAGCTGCTGCAATATAACAAAGCTGAGGATAAGTGGGAAGAATATGCGAGTTTAAAATACAAAAGCCAATGGTACCGAACTATTTTAAAGGATGATGATTTATTATTTACTGGCGGTAATAAAAAAGGTGAATCACTCAACATTGTCCGCAGCTGGAATAtacggaataaaactttgcaaaattTGCCCGCCATGAACCAAGCAAGAGACGAACACTGCGTTGTCGAATTAGATGGTAAAATCTACGCGATTGGTGGTAGTGAGGGAAATAAGACTCTGTCGTCGGTGGAAAGGTAAATACGTTTAAATCTGTGTCGAATTACCTAACGATGGTGATTGTGAGCTTTAACAATTTCAGGTTAACTTTATGCTTAATAGGGAAAGTATTTTAGTCCAGATGTGTATGAGATGGGATGAGTAGTATGACCGGTGGACAAAATAGGTAGTTGGACATTTAAGAAGGAGGGAATTCAGTAAAATGTTATGATCTGATTGACTCTGACTTTAGAAAGCTCTAACTCTTTgacttctttataatttttcacttttggcGCTCCAGTTTATAGATAATATGCATTATTTCttcattgcttttgtttctTTCCAGATATACGACTTCCGATGGTTGGAAGTTCGTGAACAGCTTGATTGTTGGGCGATTTCTGGCCAGTGCAGTGAGTTTGAAtagtaaaatatacataatcgGCGGTTATAATAACGACAAATACCTAAAATCTATCGAATGCTACAACCCGGATTCGAATACTTGGACTTTTTGCACGAGAATGACAGGATTTCACACTGAACCTGCTGTAAGTTAGATTAAAACATACGTATTAATATTAGTAAAACGTTCAGCAAGTGATGAGAATGAGGACGAGTCGAATAACGGTATAAGAAGACTTACTTAACTTAGgtgttaaaatattaatattcgaGTCCTTGGACTTTTTTTTACTATAGACGGATCTACGTAACCGAAATTCGTAATCTTTCTACAGTTTtccaatttattaaaattaaatacaacgatttgctactttttatattacagACAGCTGCACATAATGGTCACATTTATGTTTTAAGCAATAAAGACGATAACTGCCTTGTTGAACGTTACAATCCTCAGGAAGACACATGGTCTAAGGTATGTTAGCTTGATTTTTGCCAATCACTTGATGTCAAACtaaatattcttgaaaacatTTCACAGATTTGCTCTTTGGAAGTTAGCGGTAATCTTCTAGCTGTCGTATCGCTAGAGAAAAAACTATGGGCTATTGGTGGCATCTCTGCTGGCAAGACATGTGTATCAGTCTATGACGAGGAAAATGACCATTGGGAACAAAAACGCTCATTACCTGAAAAAGATATTACTTCCTGTTTTGTTGTGCCTAAAGCTTTACTGGCGTCGAAATGAATAAAccatactaaaaatattttttgtgataaATTCTTTTCTAAGAAATACCAAAAtatctgattttttattttcaaaaacgcgtcatatattttgtatgctaGACAGTTTTTAGTAAATATTCTCTTATATATCGATGTTTACAGAATCACGGCAAagcatatacttaaatataggGTGCTTTGTAATTGACTGACGGAAAAATGCGATGCGCAGTCCTTTTCGTTTTGTGTTTACAATTTGTttcaataattgaaatttcctATATAATATCTATTGCAATGTCCAAAcaaatatcaataatataacacaatattttcgaaattgttgaataaataaaaaaaaaatagctaatgaaaaatattgttgtgtACTGCGTTAATGAAGCCTACAAGTGTTTGAGAAAATCTGAGTAGGGATTAAGAGAGCGTTGCTCGATTCGAGTTGTCCATGTGAAAGGAATGGGAAACATCAAAAGCGAAGCTATTGACAATAAAAGTTGTTAGTCTGAACTCAGTCTAAGTAAACTCAGGTGAACgggcggcacgatattagttgaaaatgtggcgaaataaTCACgaagtatgagatggtgcaatATCACACTTACTTGTTcaaaaattcagacatagtaaaaatcgaagaatttacttttagagcctcacaagccacgcgtatctcaaatactaataaatattttgacatacagaaaaaaaaattatttctttggtCCACTTTTAGCAAACTTTGTTGCTTTTAGTTTTATAGTTCCATAAAGCAAGCAAAACAACGAATAAATCGAAATAAGAGTTTTTGCTAGCCTCACCAAAGAAACTTCTAGACTATTGCTGAATATAATCTGAAATGAAACTTAAGTAGATAATAAAGATAAACACAATGAACATGATTGTAGATGCGTAAAACTATTTAAGAAAATAGAAAAGATCCGCTAAtggatatttataaaaatttaagcatatcgacaattttagttttaacaaTGAGCCAGAAATTTTTTCCTGAACATTTTAAAATCGACACCAGTGCCATGTTGTCACTTTTGCCATTGCGTTTTGCGAGGTTGTCATATTTCCTTTCTGGAAACAAAATCAACTTATGCAATATATGATTTTTGAATGATTGTCGCcgctgcaaaaatatttttgggagCATACGTATGCGCGATAGATGCGTAGTGTCATTTCAAAGTGTTGTTTGTTGTGATAAGAATGTGGTGTTTAAACTCAAATGTTTTTAACATTGGAAAATAAACTAATGATTTTGGATGATTACACTTAGATGCTAGATTATGAAGTGTGGAAGTTGAAGTCAACGGTTTGTAccataaactaaaatttatattgataaaACGAGGTGTTCACGTATGCCACTATGTGAGACACTTAAACAAAGTGCACTTTCTAGAGTGGAGCGGGTTGTCGAATCCATATCTCTAAGAGTGTTGTCGTTATGAATATAAATGTCGAGAAAGTTTTATATTAAGTTCCACGGTGGAGAGTTTTTTGTCAGTGAAGCCTGAATGactaaattaaaagaaagtatTGTATACGTTTTCCAAAGGAAAATGGTGCAAAGCTGTCGTCAAAATATGGATAGCGTAGAAGCATTTATATGTGGCGTGGAaccattttaatgaaaaagtttttttactaACTTTTTTTGTATTGGAAATCACTTCCTAAAACTATACGTTATGTCTAAAGAAGCATTTAGaccaaaaagaagaaaaaaataaacaataaagaaAGGTTAACAAATTATCACTTTTCGTCATTGGAAAATCTCAGCACCTGAGACccttgaaaacaaatttttacactttaaagATATAAAATCCGATAAAAATTTTcatcttaataaaaataagggTTTTCGATCACTTTATCATATGATtatgtgaaaattaaaatttttttagtggcttattgaaatttgaatacaacttttcaaataaagtgcTGCTTATCTTGAATATTGCTCCAAGTCACACGGCTGAAAATCATTTGGTTAAGGTTACAAATGACAAATTGATATGGACAATATTTATGTCGCCTGTTGTAGTGCGTTTGATTTTAACGTTGAATCAAAACTCTATTACACATGTGAAATTTCTTTCCAGAAATAGCCTCTTCAGTAAAACTATTGCTACTGGAACAGATAATAACTCAAAAtctttacatataataaaattccATGCTGAGTGTATGTTGGTGCTCTCTTGTTAAAAACTATCGAAGGATTCCATCACATCCATCgtgtttggaaaaaagtttctaGTTATAGCTCCAAAGTCTCCGAAGTAAGACTTTgacatcaaatatttaaataaacttgagttctgttttttttttttttcaattatttatttagtgttGTGTTAATAAGGCTGAAATTCACGAGTGGAATTATGTTGGTGATTTTGCTGAATCCGATGCAGGCGgcaatagaaaataatatgcaCATTTTAAAGCCGGAATCGGCCTTCTAGTAAATTAGGTTAGACATGAAGAAGTAATGGCATTATAGAGAATGGCGTCAACTGAGTccatttttgatgaattcacccACAGTTTCTATGGAATTTCCGATGATcatgattggcccacatgttgatcgtcatttatgtcctcacgatcacTTTTAAAACGTTGAATCCAcacgtgcactctgctacgggataggcaatcatcaccataaacttgtttaattaattgaaacgtttcggtaaaagttttaccaattttaaaacaaaatttaatgttgtctttttgttcgaagctcattttcgcaccgataacacaaacatactgacacttaaaacgcaataacttcacttccaattgatgaaatatcatgaaattctcactggacaatcgaaaAAGATAACAGATTGCAACGCACCAGTCGGCATATAGATGACACCACCAGGCGGCGCTATATTCAAAAactcctgtttactttggaacgcatcttGTATGCACTCATGAACAAATTTGAGTAGCTAGTTGTATTTAAGTTTAGAAATGTTCGTTAAGCAAACCACAACatgtacaaaaaacttgatTACTATATCGATCAATCATTGCAGTTTTGGCACCACACCAATGTAGCTCGTAACTCTTCATGGTTTTTCAAATAGGACGCGCTATTTCATGTGCATTGATGACTTATTGCTTGgctttatttgctttgttgGACTGCTTTAGTGCAATGACATGTATATGGCTGTCAGATGATTGATGGGgtggaaattttattaaatgcaaCTTGCTGgtagaaaaattgcatttttgtgGCTTACAAGCAAACCAGTAATGGATACCTCCAGTAGTTTATCTAACTTTATTGAAAAGAAGAAGCTTTTTAGATAGtaacaaattaaataacaaataattactttgccaattaaaataaattttcagtttgtgttaa contains the following coding sequences:
- the LOC105224590 gene encoding kelch-like protein 17, coding for MATSCTQRPTLQSNSTALNHFMEKLMTKIFCFYDEQSLIDVTFKFANSTAVIPAHRLILAAASPYFANLFNGEQGNNPVIEINDIDSDIFERLIAFCYTGQTLITVSNVGAMVKAAIVLQLDDAITSCVDYLMTHIGEYTLQAVYTLERETQCELLKQKIIEYEIQNFMEISQSNEFLNFDVERMQRLLESDNLNIAREEDAYDAIKRWFNYDVPARQEQLPVLIACLRLIHFDDDFLFTHIEPLPGCELLAYKALLWTSKPEVRTKINVRFTEPRAISGTNCVGKTIIAVCSSINPKLLQYNKAEDKWEEYASLKYKSQWYRTILKDDDLLFTGGNKKGESLNIVRSWNIRNKTLQNLPAMNQARDEHCVVELDGKIYAIGGSEGNKTLSSVERYTTSDGWKFVNSLIVGRFLASAVSLNSKIYIIGGYNNDKYLKSIECYNPDSNTWTFCTRMTGFHTEPATAAHNGHIYVLSNKDDNCLVERYNPQEDTWSKICSLEVSGNLLAVVSLEKKLWAIGGISAGKTCVSVYDEENDHWEQKRSLPEKDITSCFVVPKALLASK